The following coding sequences lie in one Candidatus Terasakiella magnetica genomic window:
- a CDS encoding bacteriohemerythrin has product MKKIIWNRDQFSIGDDALNRQNQRVADIINLCMHNPDLLLNVEFRASLIAELMEYSEGYLAYKENILKDIGCIGLEKHALYHWKYLEELSQLVTSIENDEKQFSVEFMEFITQWWNRQIVLEDKKCRECFETGKKVRDDEACMSTQNQDGFSHHISVEHSIFQSLMDKVKK; this is encoded by the coding sequence ATGAAAAAGATCATTTGGAATAGAGATCAATTCAGCATTGGCGATGATGCGCTTAATAGGCAAAATCAGAGAGTTGCCGACATCATAAATCTCTGTATGCATAACCCTGACTTACTGCTGAATGTAGAGTTTAGGGCGAGCCTCATTGCGGAATTGATGGAGTATTCTGAAGGCTATTTGGCCTATAAAGAAAATATTCTCAAAGACATTGGCTGTATCGGTTTAGAAAAACATGCGCTTTATCATTGGAAATATCTTGAAGAATTATCCCAATTGGTCACCTCTATTGAAAATGATGAGAAGCAGTTTTCAGTGGAATTTATGGAGTTCATCACCCAATGGTGGAACCGCCAGATTGTCCTTGAAGATAAAAAGTGCCGGGAGTGTTTTGAAACCGGTAAGAAGGTTCGAGATGATGAGGCATGTATGAGCACTCAAAACCAAGACGGTTTTAGCCACCATATCTCAGTTGAACATTCTATCTTTCAGTCTTTGATGGATAAAGTTAAGAAGTAA
- a CDS encoding c-type cytochrome translates to MNNKSLLYIAISLAAIAAVGVYVQNSQVLPLIDAKNVEMVQQGKPLYYIHCASCHGKNREGEVKEWRVRKNDGTFPAPPHDETGHTWHHNDKYLFDYTRLGGQKMVPDDYKSAMPGFGDKMTNSEIRAVLAFIKSRWPEAIQTRQQEMN, encoded by the coding sequence ATGAATAATAAAAGCCTGCTTTATATTGCCATTAGCCTTGCTGCCATCGCGGCGGTGGGCGTTTATGTGCAAAACAGCCAAGTTCTCCCCTTAATTGATGCAAAAAATGTTGAGATGGTTCAACAAGGCAAGCCGCTTTATTATATTCATTGTGCTTCTTGTCACGGCAAAAACCGTGAGGGGGAAGTTAAGGAATGGCGTGTGCGAAAAAATGATGGGACTTTCCCGGCCCCGCCTCATGATGAGACAGGCCATACATGGCATCATAATGATAAATATTTGTTTGATTACACGCGCCTTGGCGGCCAGAAAATGGTGCCGGATGATTATAAAAGCGCCATGCCGGGCTTTGGTGATAAAATGACTAATTCAGAAATAAGAGCCGTGCTTGCTTTTATCAAAAGCCGATGGCCTGAGGCTATTCAAACCCGCCAGCAGGAAATGAATTAG
- a CDS encoding substrate-binding periplasmic protein produces the protein MKKIFALLTLLLCLCAQTAFAKTYKVALANIPPYAFNDENNNANGILVDVTRDAFQRLGHQVTFNFYPWARSIQNVKTGRVDAITPFFHSDERAEYTHFVGKGVLTMELQFFKSVTEDFKVSTLEQAAAYRIAKVSKASMGERFSAYEKAGKLKVDYVPNTLTGLKVMLAGRTDLFASVRTIALYAANSAGFAKAVGPAGKPFDQRQAYLAFSRKTMDQETCDLLVNEIELMRKAGRIDEIIKKYVN, from the coding sequence ATGAAAAAGATTTTCGCCTTACTTACGCTTCTTCTTTGTCTTTGTGCGCAAACCGCTTTTGCAAAGACCTATAAGGTTGCGTTGGCGAATATCCCCCCTTATGCCTTTAATGATGAAAATAACAATGCCAATGGCATTTTGGTTGATGTGACCCGTGATGCCTTTCAGCGCTTGGGCCATCAAGTGACGTTTAACTTTTATCCATGGGCGCGTTCCATCCAGAATGTAAAGACCGGACGTGTGGATGCGATTACGCCTTTTTTCCATTCTGATGAACGCGCTGAATATACCCATTTTGTGGGCAAGGGTGTTCTCACCATGGAGCTGCAGTTTTTCAAGTCGGTTACTGAAGATTTTAAGGTGTCCACATTAGAACAAGCCGCAGCTTACCGTATCGCAAAAGTCAGCAAAGCCTCTATGGGGGAGCGCTTTTCAGCCTATGAAAAAGCGGGTAAGTTGAAAGTGGATTATGTCCCCAATACCTTAACCGGTTTGAAAGTGATGTTAGCGGGGCGCACAGACCTCTTTGCGAGTGTACGCACCATTGCACTTTATGCAGCCAATAGTGCAGGCTTTGCAAAAGCGGTTGGCCCAGCGGGTAAACCGTTTGATCAACGCCAAGCCTATCTGGCTTTTTCGCGCAAGACTATGGATCAAGAGACGTGTGATCTGTTGGTTAATGAGATTGAACTTATGCGAAAAGCGGGGCGTATTGATGAGATCATTAAAAAGTACGTGAACTGA